The region TATATAGCTTGCTCCTTTAATCATATCGTATCCTATTTCTGGGTGGGTTTTCATAATATCGTATTCTTCTTCTGTCAGGCTTCCGTTCTTATTAAGTATCTCCTGAGGTATCTTCATTTTACCTATATCGTGTAAAAGTGCACCTGCCCCTAAATCTAATAGCATGGGCTTGGAATAGCATAATTGAATTCCCATAAATAATGATAAAACACAGGTGTTTAGTGAATGAACAAATGTATAATTATCATATGTCTTTAACTCCGTTAAAAACATAGAATTAACGTCTTTGTTTTCTATTAAATATTCTATTAATTCCGAAATAGTCATGATTGTATTCTTTACTTCAGTTATATCATTATATTGTATTCTTGTAGTTGCCTTTGTTAAAGCTTTTAATGTATGACTTTTGATTTCTAAAAAATGGTGGTCTTGATGCGGAAGATCTTCTAATAATTTATCCTTAATATATATGAAATGAATTCCTAAGTCAATTAGCTTATTTATATATCTTTGGGTTAAAGTAATTCCTTCCCTTAAAAGAATGTTTCCTGAAGAATCAAGAATTGTTTGGGAAATTACATCACCT is a window of Caloramator mitchellensis DNA encoding:
- a CDS encoding HD-GYP domain-containing protein, producing MRLVNILNAKPGDVISQTILDSSGNILLREGITLTQRYINKLIDLGIHFIYIKDKLLEDLPHQDHHFLEIKSHTLKALTKATTRIQYNDITEVKNTIMTISELIEYLIENKDVNSMFLTELKTYDNYTFVHSLNTCVLSLFMGIQLCYSKPMLLDLGAGALLHDIGKMKIPQEILNKNGSLTEEEYDIMKTHPEIGYDMIKGASYINERGKLIILEHHERFDGKGYPQGLKGEKISKYARICCITDVYDAIATDRVYRKAFPPNEAYEFILASAGTLFDLELVNIFKNIFSIYSIGMEVKLSNGYYAFVVGNNKGFPDKPKVRIVKDEFGNEIKPYDIDLVKHTNIGIVEIIF